Sequence from the Herbaspirillum sp. meg3 genome:
TACCGCATATAACAAAACAGGGCGTGAAGCCCTGTTTTGTTTTTGAGTCTGTCATTTCGCTCATTGCTGCAATTGCATGGATTGCACGATTGCAGCAGAAGGCGAGGGCGCCGGCAATTATTGCTGTGCCTGAACCTGTACTTCATCGCTCAGATCATCCACGATCTCAAACGAGTGTGTCATTTCTGCAGTTTTTTCCAGCATGATCGAGGCCGAGCAATATTTGTCGTGTGACAACTTGATGGCGCGTTCGACAACATTCGGCTTCAGATTGCGGCCGCGCACCGTGAAATGGAAGTGGATCTTGGTAAAGACTTTGGGATCCTGTTCCGCCCGTTCCGACTTCAGCGTCACTTCGCAGCCGCGAATATCCTGGCCGCTTTTGCGCAAAATCACCACCACGTCATAAGCTGTGCAGCCGCCGGTGCCGAGCAGCACTACTTCCATCGGGCGCGGCGCCAGGTTGCGACCGCCGCCGTCCGGGGCGCCATCCATCGCCACCACGTGGCCTGAGCCGGTTTCAGCCAAGAAGGTCATGCCGGAAAGGCCGGTCCAGCGTACTGTGCATTCCATGTGCGTTCTCGCAGGGTAAATTAGAGGGAGGCGGCTATTGTAGCTTTTTCGGGAAATGTGGTTTGCATCTCGTGGACGCGAGGCACGGTGAAATAGGCAAAAAAATGCATATTGCAGAGCAGCAAAATATCCGATTTTCTTTAATTTTTAAATACTCTATATAGGGGAAATTAAATCTTGCGCTGCACAATTTCGTTTGCTATATTGAATTCACTGATTGACGTTTTCGACGCAATCAAACCTTGTCTCCTCCACCCTCCTCCTTTGGTGTGGATTTAAACCCGAAACCCTCGTTTCGGGTTTTTTTTTGTCTGCAGCGGATTGCTCACGCGTATCAACCCTCATAGGCAAATGTGCCGAAAAGCCCACGGCGCGCGGCTAAGCCAATAAAGGGTTTGACGCTAAGTCATTGAAAAGGCTATAATTCTCGGCTTTCCGTGCGCTCTGGAAAGACAACAAGGAAGAGTCTGCGTTGGTATGACGAATACGAAGCATCGCGAAGCATAGGATCAGCATCGTTTCGGTAGTCGCAGAACCGCCAAATTGAGCGTTTATTTATTTACATTAGGAAGTCATCATGAAAACCTTTTCCGCTAAAGCCCACGAGGTAAAGCGCGAGTGGTTGGTGATTGACGCGACGGACAAAGTCCTCGGACGTGTTGCCAGCGAAGTGGCACTCCGACTGCGCGGCAAGCACAAGCCAGAATTTACTCCGCACGTTGACACCGGCGATTTCATCGTTGTGATCAATGCAGGCAAACTGCGTGTCACTGGCACCAAAGCAACTGAAAAGACGTACTACCGTCACAGCGGCTACCCAGGCGGCATCTACGAAACCAATTTCCTGAAAATGCAACAGCGTTTTCCAGGTCGCGCGCTGGAAAAAGCGGTCAAGGGCATGCTGCCTAAGGGCCCGCTCGGCTACGCGATGATCAAGAAGCTGAAGGTTTATGCAGATGGCAACCATCCGCACGCTGCTCAGCAACCTAAAGCACTCGAACTCTAAGGAATAGACATGATCGGTAACTACAATTACGGAACCGGCCGTCGCAAGAGTGCAGTGGCTCGTGTTTTCATCAAGTCCGGCTCGGGCAAGATCGTCGTCAACGGCAAGCCAGCGAATGAATACTTTTCGCGCGAAACCGGTCTGATGGTGATTCGTCAACCTCTGGAACTGACCAGCAATGTCGAGCGTTTTGACATCATGGTCAACGTCCACGGCGGCGGTGAATCCGGCCAGGCTGGTGCTGTTCGTCACGGCATCACCCGCGCTCTGATCGACTACGATGCAACACTGAAGCCAGAACTGTCCAAGGCAGGCTTCGTTACACGTGATGCTCGTGAAGTTGAACGTAAGAAGGTTGGTCTGCGCAAAGCTCGTCGCGCAAAGCAATTCTCGAAGCGTTAATCACGACGCGTGCTTTTTCAGCACACCGAAAAGCCGCCAGCGACAAGCTTGGCGGCTTTTTGCATTTTACGAGCTGGTTTTATGCATATTGATGAGCGCGATCTGGTGTCGCGGTTCATTTCCGGTGGTTTGGCTGCTCGGAACTCATTTCAGTATCAAAGTCATTTTTCGGCCTTATTCGCGCTTTGAATCGGGGTCGTTTCGGGTAATCTGACAGAAATATTCTCCTGTTAAAATAAAAAGCTCTCGGGCACGCTCTTTCAGCAAGGAAAAACATGATCAAGGTAGGTATCGTCGGCGGCACAGGATACACAGGCGTCGAGTTGCTGCGTATATTCGCCATGCACCCGCAAGTGCAACTGCAGGCAGTGACATCGCGTAAAGAAGATGGCATGCCGATTGCCGAAATGTACCCGTCGCTGCGTGGTCGCGTCGATA
This genomic interval carries:
- a CDS encoding OsmC family protein; the protein is MECTVRWTGLSGMTFLAETGSGHVVAMDGAPDGGGRNLAPRPMEVVLLGTGGCTAYDVVVILRKSGQDIRGCEVTLKSERAEQDPKVFTKIHFHFTVRGRNLKPNVVERAIKLSHDKYCSASIMLEKTAEMTHSFEIVDDLSDEVQVQAQQ
- the rplM gene encoding 50S ribosomal protein L13 yields the protein MKTFSAKAHEVKREWLVIDATDKVLGRVASEVALRLRGKHKPEFTPHVDTGDFIVVINAGKLRVTGTKATEKTYYRHSGYPGGIYETNFLKMQQRFPGRALEKAVKGMLPKGPLGYAMIKKLKVYADGNHPHAAQQPKALEL
- the rpsI gene encoding 30S ribosomal protein S9 encodes the protein MIGNYNYGTGRRKSAVARVFIKSGSGKIVVNGKPANEYFSRETGLMVIRQPLELTSNVERFDIMVNVHGGGESGQAGAVRHGITRALIDYDATLKPELSKAGFVTRDAREVERKKVGLRKARRAKQFSKR